The Fictibacillus phosphorivorans genomic sequence GCAGGTGTAATGATTGAGATGACTCGTTCTTATGTGATGAGTCATCTTTTTTTGTTCTCGACGAATGTCGGAAATCGGATAAATATTTTTATACACGAATTATGTGGCTTAAGTACGGAATTATGAGAGATTACCTCGTATAAAATGAGATTTACCTCGTAATTATATTAAAGTGATCGCCTCAGACGAACACCTCGTTTTAATGTCCTTCCTAAACACACACACCGTAACTCTTCCTTCCTACTTCCTTACATAAGAACTGCTTTCACAACGAGCCAAACACTTCTCCTTGTTTCTTTATTAAACTTTCATAACGTTGTTGGTCTAGTTTCCCAAAACAGCTCATACACATATATCGAATGTTCTGTTTCCCTGCTTGTACACCACGATTAACAACATAGAGGGGGAAGGCAATTGGCAGTCATTAAGGCTACAAATAAGGATATTGACTTGCTGGCACGTCTCATACGTGCGGAAGCTGAGGGTGAAGGTGACCAAGGGATGCTCCTTGTTGGTAATACCGGCGTAAATCGAATTCGCTCCAACTGCCTTGATTTTAAAAATATTCGTACGATGCAGCAGATGGTTTTCCAAAGACCTGGAGGATTTGAAGCCACGATCAAAGGATATTTTTATCAAGGTGCAAGAGAGAATGAAAGAAGATTGGCGAAGAGGGTTATTAATGGTCAGCGCTTCCACCCTGCCAAAAATGCGTTATGGTTTTTCGATCCATCAGGAGCTTGTCCGAAGACTTGGTACAATCAGCCTCACTCGGGAAGCTTCAAGGCACACTGTTTTTATCAGCCAAGACAAAGTGATTGTCCAAATGTGTTTAACACCTTTTAGGGAGGTTTGTTGATGAACAACTTTAATCCGTACGGCCAAGAATATTATCGGGCTCAAAATGGAATGGGTATGATGGGTGGCGGCATGGGAGGAATGGCAGGCATGGGGGTTCCTCAAGATATGGCACAAAGTCAGCAGGCGCCAGGAATGGGTGGAGGCCCTCTGCAAGACATCGGTGCTCCAGGGCAGCTTCCGCTCGAGCAGTCGTATATTGAAAATATTTTAAGGATGAACAAAGGGAAAGTCGCGACAGTCTATATGACTTTTGAGAACAATGAAAAGTGGAACGCTAAGGTATTTAAAGGAATCATCGAAGCTGCTGGCCGTGATCACATTATTCTAAGTGATCCGCAAACAGGTAAACGGTATCTGCTATTAATGGTGTATGTAAACTATGTTACGTTTGATGAAGAGATCAACTATAGCTATCCTTATGGTACGCAACAGCAACAACAGCAAGGTGGCCAAATGGCACAGTACAGCCCTCGTTGATAGATCTTATTCCTGTCTGGTTCAGGCAATTATAAAAATGGCGCCCTCTTTATTTAAGAGAGCGCCTTTTATTATGCTTTTACAACTGCGATGATTAACAGAATCCAACCAACGATAAACGCTACGCCGCCAAGCGGTGTAATCGGACCAAAGAATTTCATCCCTGTCGTTGAGAGAGCATATAGACTTCCTGAGAAAAGCAGTATGCCGATAAAGAACGACCAACCTGCTCCTGTTAATAGCGTTGAAGCTGGGAATTTACCAAGTAAAACACCGACAACTAACAAAGCCAGTGCATGATACATGTGATATTGAACACCAGTCTGGTATACATTTAACATGTTTCTTGCATTTAGTTTAGCTTCGAGTGCATGTGCCCCGAAAGCTCCGAGCATAACCGCAAGCATCGCGTGGATCGCACCTAATATAAGAAAAAGCTTCATCCTTTTCCACTCCTGTTTTTCTTTTATCTTACCATTGAAAAATGACAATACAAAGGTTGCCACAGGATTGTAAAGATTTTGGCGGACGGGTTGTCCATGATAAAAAAGGCGAACGCTAACGTTTTTTCGGTTGACGTTCGCTGTCCAGTAATCGGACGTATTGATCGATCTTACGCTCAAGCTCTTCTTTCTCTACTAATTCAGAGTGAAGTTCTCGAATAATTCCTTCCAAGCTCTGAATACGCCTCTCAAACTGAAAAAGCAAGTAGCCCGCAATGACAATAGGAAAGCCTACATTACCGAGGAGATTAACTAAGTTTAACCACTCACTTGCTCCGACCATTTCCATTCACCCCTCTATTTTTATCGAATAAAACAGAACGTATGTTCGTAAATTTAGTATAATGCGAACGGAGACTATTTACCATCATTCCTTTCTCATATTTTTATTTTGATTCGAAGGACCTATAACAAAAAGAGGTTTAAATAATTGACACAGTGGAATAAAAAAAGTAAGACAGAAAAAATTACATAAGAGGAGGAACAATAAAATGGAACTTCTTATCACAATGATATATACAATTCTTGGTTTAGCTGCTCTAAGTCTAATCGCAACAGTGACTGCCATTTATTTTTCTAATAAAAAGATCAACGAAAAAATTGAAATCGCAAAACGTAGAGATGCAAGAATGGAACACCAGAATACTTATGTTTCGATCTAACAGCGCTGATAATGGTGCTGTTTTTTTTGCACATATATGCCTTATATTGTTGTCCTTGAAAGTAGTTGATTTCCGCTCCAGGTTGCTCGCTTTCCACGGGGCGAACGGTGAGCCTCCTGCCGCTTTGCGCCATCAGGAGTCTCCACCTGACCGCTCGTCCCGTAGGAGTCTCGCACCTTGCGCTTCAATCAACTTGCAGAGAAGAGCCTTGTGAAAATATCATCTCTCGGATTATTGTACAAACTTTCGGAATTAATCTTGATTCTCGCGGGATTATCCCGAAGATTTTCGGTATTCTCTCTCCTGCTACCCCACCACAAGTACTCTCCCCCATACAAACCAACACAAAAAAAGAAAAACCCACTCAAAAAGAGTAGGTTTCCGATAAACTAACATTTAAAAATCAAAAATAGAGTCTCCGTTGCCGTCTTTCTCCTCTTGATCATCATCCTCATAGTCCATGTCAAAATCCATCATAGACTTTTGATGTTTTTTTGGCGGAGGAGCGGTCACTAGGCTTGCTGGTTTTTGAACCGGATAAGAAGGTACCCACCCTTTCACGCCAACAGCTGAATCATCTTCATCCGCTTCTAGCATTAATTCACACAATGTTTGGATGGCTGATACATGTTCGCGCAGTTTTGGGGAGTTCTCATCTAACACTTTCATTTCCGCAACATGCTTTTCTATTTTTTTTGCAAACTGACTGACAGATATATTCATCGGTTTCACCACAATTGTTTTTTTCTTATTCTATCAAACCCGTACACATAAATAAAATGAATGCCAAAAAAGACAGCTCGAACAAGCTGCCTTTTGCTCCAAATTCCGCTCAAGTATATTCATACACTAGCACACGTACGGTGATCCTGCCGCGAGCATGATAGTGAATGCGAAAAATAGCCCTATTTATTTTTTTGCAGCAGACCCCCTTCTCCCCAATATACGAACATCAAATATTTCACTCCACCAACAATAAACTTCCAGTTATGTAATCTACGACGTATCTACCCAACTGAAATTCTGATTATTGAAAGGCACGGCAATTGCAGACATAACTTCCGATTCATTCTTGTTACTCACTTCGCCATACGAAAAGAAGTTCACACCCGTTTCATTCGCCATCATAACTTGTCCTGTTTTCGGCATAGAAACTGACACCATGTAGTTCTTCATAACCGACCCCATTAACAGCAGAACCCAAAGTACATACGTCATAACTTCCATCTTCCCTACCCCTTTCAAATTTTCGTTAATTTGTACCGATCTATTTAAACCCTACTTTACTGGCAAGTATTATTCTTTTATAACCTCCCTTCGACTTACCAATGTATGTGGTGTTAATTGCGATTATACGTACCTTTTTATAAAATGTTTGTCACAATGTGCTTTTGTTTTGAAGTTTCTATCAACAAAAGATTCACTTCAGGTACAAAAAAGAGCAGATTCGGCCCACATTTTTGTATAATAGTGAATATAGAAGTGAATATGTTAGCGAGTTTAAGCTGAATATGATAGAAAAAGACGTATACTTCTAAATCTTTTTATTCATTAATTATTTTCTGTAGAAACA encodes the following:
- a CDS encoding cell wall hydrolase, translated to MAVIKATNKDIDLLARLIRAEAEGEGDQGMLLVGNTGVNRIRSNCLDFKNIRTMQQMVFQRPGGFEATIKGYFYQGARENERRLAKRVINGQRFHPAKNALWFFDPSGACPKTWYNQPHSGSFKAHCFYQPRQSDCPNVFNTF
- the gerQ gene encoding spore coat protein GerQ, encoding MNNFNPYGQEYYRAQNGMGMMGGGMGGMAGMGVPQDMAQSQQAPGMGGGPLQDIGAPGQLPLEQSYIENILRMNKGKVATVYMTFENNEKWNAKVFKGIIEAAGRDHIILSDPQTGKRYLLLMVYVNYVTFDEEINYSYPYGTQQQQQQGGQMAQYSPR
- a CDS encoding DUF423 domain-containing protein, with the protein product MKLFLILGAIHAMLAVMLGAFGAHALEAKLNARNMLNVYQTGVQYHMYHALALLVVGVLLGKFPASTLLTGAGWSFFIGILLFSGSLYALSTTGMKFFGPITPLGGVAFIVGWILLIIAVVKA
- a CDS encoding YvrJ family protein, which gives rise to MVGASEWLNLVNLLGNVGFPIVIAGYLLFQFERRIQSLEGIIRELHSELVEKEELERKIDQYVRLLDSERQPKKR
- a CDS encoding YwdI family protein gives rise to the protein MNISVSQFAKKIEKHVAEMKVLDENSPKLREHVSAIQTLCELMLEADEDDSAVGVKGWVPSYPVQKPASLVTAPPPKKHQKSMMDFDMDYEDDDQEEKDGNGDSIFDF